One segment of Gopherus evgoodei ecotype Sinaloan lineage chromosome 20, rGopEvg1_v1.p, whole genome shotgun sequence DNA contains the following:
- the LOC115637684 gene encoding oligodendrocyte transcription factor 2-like codes for MDSDVASTSSRASSPEPEAAGSPQLLFEAFCREPAAPQQGPGGAGGKLRGGRKAQSDQQQQEQRLKVNSRERRRMHDLNQALDGLRAVMPYAQGPAVRKLSKLATLLLARSYILALSSSLQDMRRLLSELHPLARVRPVPASPSACSLAAAPGYLGFRAAPPEPPRTAAGPLGPFYRHSSGSPCLCSFCQAGPQELPGTAAAPACPRASK; via the coding sequence ATGGATTCCGATGTGGCCTCCACATCCAGCAGAGCCTCGTCCCCGGAGCCGGAGGCAGCGGGCAGCCCCCAGCTCCTGTTTGAAGCCTTCTGCCGCGAGCCAGCGGCTCCCCAGCAGGGGCCCGGCGGGGCCGGGGGGAAGCTGCGGGGCGGCAGGAAGGCGCAGTCGGACcaacagcagcaggagcagcggcTGAAGGTGAACAGCCGCGAGCGCAGGCGGATGCACGACCTGAACCAGGCGCTGGACGGCCTGCGGGCCGTGATGCCCTACGCGCAGGGCCCCGCGGTGCGCAAGCTCTCCAAGCTCGCCACGCTGCTGCTGGCCCGCAGCTACATCCTCGCGCTGAGCAGCTCCCTGCAGGACATGCGGCGGCTGCTGAGCGAGCTCCACCCGCTGGCTCGGGTCCGCCCCGTGCCCGCCTCTCCCTCCGCCTGCTCCCTGGCAGCCGCGCCTGGGTACCTGGGCTTCCGAGCGGctccgccagagcctccccgcacGGCAGCGGGGCCGCTGGGCCCCTTTTACAGGCACTCCTCCGGCTcgccctgcctctgctccttctgccAGGCCGGGCCCCAGGAGCTGCCAGGAACGGCAGCCGCCCCGGCCTGCCCAAGGGCGAGCAAGTGA
- the ZBTB8B gene encoding zinc finger and BTB domain-containing protein 8B, translated as MEMQSYYTKLLGELNEQRKRDFFCDCSIIVEGRIFKAHKNILFANSGYFRALLIHYIQDSGRHSTASLDIVTSEAFSIILDFLYSGKLDLCGENVIEVMSAASYLQMTDVVNFCKTYIRSSLDICRKIEREAAFYQADSGSSSSVREGTSYGTKSQCSASVSSLQEKERISDCQRDPPCGECSSCHPMELVVRDPVSSDSPDDINSSLPKGVVEPKVEFDSDEVEVEVGERLQQYPTPLSLEQMEEGLHSGQAMDLACNNYHMKQFLEALLRNSAAQRKDDVVHHFVRGFESRPEDAGVAMSSMMDIHSDWYGEDTGDVLVVPIKLHKCPFCPYTAKQKGILKRHIRSHTGERPYPCETCGKRFTRQEHLRSHALSVHRSNKPIICKGCRRTFTSSLSQGLRRFGLCDSCTCVTTTHEDSMPINLSLMEPSSEGQEKGDTDNDWPIYVESGEENDPADDDDADDKQEIHRSLSDREALM; from the exons ATGGAGATGCAGTCATATTACACGAAACTCTTGGGAGAGCTCAATGAGCAAagaaagagggattttttttgtgACTGCAGTATTATTGTGGAAGGCAGGATCTTCAAAGCTCACAAGAACATTCTCTTTGCCAATAGTGGCTACTTCAGAGCCCTATTGATTCATTACATTCAAGACAGTGGGCGACACAGCACCGCTTCTTTGGACATTGTTACTTCAGAGGCCTTCTCCATCATCCTAGATTTCCTTTATTCAGGGAAGCTGGATCTTTGTGGAGAAAATGTTATTGAGGTCATGTCCGCAGCTAGCTACTTGCAGATGACTGATGTGGTCAATTTTTGCAAAACATACATCAGGTCATCGCTAGATATTTGcagaaaaatagagagagaagcgGCTTTCTATCAGGCTGATAGCGGAAGCTCTAGTTCTGTCAGAGAGGGCACTTCCTATGGTACAAAGAGCCAGTGCTCTGCCTCCGTCTCTTCTCTGCAAGAAAAGGAAAGGATTTCTGATTGTCAGAGAGATCCTCCCTGTGGTGAATGTAGCAGCTGCCACCCAATGGAACTTGTGGTGAGAGACCCTGTAAGCAGTGATTCTCCAGATGACATTAATTCTTCTCTGCCCAAAGGGGTAGTAGAACCAAAAGTAGAATTTGACTCTGATGAAgtggaagtagaagtgggtgaaCGACTACAGCAGTATCCAACTCCTTTATCTCTCGAGCAGATGGAAGAGGGGTTGCACAGTGGCCAGGCAATGGACTTGGCCTGCAATAACTATCATATGAAACAGTTCCTGGAGGCCCTGCTACGCAATAGTGCTGCTCAGAGAAAAGATGATGTGGTTCATCACTTTGTTCGTGGCTTTGAGAGTAGGCCAGAAGATGCAGGAGTGGCCATGAGTTCCATGATGGACATTCACAGCGACTGGTATGGTGAGGATACAG gtgaTGTGTTAGTTGTGCCAATCAAGCTCCACAAATGCCCATTCTGTCCCTACACAGCTAAGCAGAAGGGAATACTAAAACGGCACATTCGCTCTCATACAGGCGAGAGACCCTACCCTTGTGAGACATGCGGCAAACGCTTCACCCGGCAGGAGCACCTTCGGAGTCATGCTCTAAGT GTGCACCGATCAAACAAGCCAATTATCTGCAAGGGTTGCAGAAGAACGTTCACAAGTAGCCTATCACAGGGATTACGGCGCTTTGGCTTGTGTGACAGCTGCACTTGTGTAACGACTACACATGAGGATTCAATGCCCATTAACCTCAGTCTGATGGAACCGTCATCAGAAGGTCAAGAAAAGGGTGATACAGACAATGATTGGCCTATATATGTCGAATCTGGTGAGGAAAATGATccggctgatgatgatgatgctgaTGATAAGCAGGAGATCCATAGAAGCTTATCAGACCGAGAGGCACTTATGTAG